In one Euzebya tangerina genomic region, the following are encoded:
- a CDS encoding serine/threonine-protein kinase: MSDLAPGARIGPYVIRSVAGRGAVGVVYAADHEQLDRRVAIKTLNSQLVGEETYRARFLREAEGAARFDHPNIINVFDAGEHEGAPYLVMTYVTGPDLEQVLFDRGGKLEPAETVLICAAIAAALDAAGAVGLAHRDVKPANIMLEGWEPERYGGRRRRPHVYLTDFGLLKSSAQATLTKTGQFVGTLLYMSPEQINSAAVPASDQYSLACVMWECLTGDYAFRPTGNSVLSLIKAHLTADPPSISQQSGGMLPAAADAVFRRALAKDPSERFATCTEFVDHATRALGLGASAPRVEPAPPLAAVNTTAELERRHQDDDRARRDGVRRDGSVTPPSLADLPPVPLGDLPQSAPADLPPVPLGADPVSPGQPYPSTTDPVAGAGDAGAARSGPVAPQEHAGQLPPTNVPAPSPGADRQVRRIVLAVLVVLVVVALAALGLWLR; encoded by the coding sequence TGAACTCGCAGCTGGTCGGCGAGGAGACCTACCGGGCGCGCTTCCTCCGCGAGGCCGAGGGTGCCGCCCGCTTCGACCACCCCAACATCATCAACGTCTTCGACGCCGGTGAGCACGAGGGCGCCCCGTACCTGGTGATGACGTACGTGACCGGACCCGACCTCGAGCAGGTCCTCTTCGACCGTGGCGGCAAGCTGGAGCCGGCCGAGACCGTGCTGATCTGTGCGGCCATCGCGGCGGCGCTCGACGCTGCCGGCGCGGTCGGCCTGGCCCATCGCGATGTCAAGCCGGCGAACATCATGTTGGAGGGCTGGGAGCCCGAGCGGTACGGCGGCCGACGACGGCGCCCGCACGTGTACCTGACCGACTTCGGGCTGCTCAAGTCCTCGGCGCAGGCGACGCTGACCAAGACCGGCCAGTTCGTGGGCACCCTGCTGTACATGTCGCCGGAGCAGATCAACTCCGCGGCCGTCCCGGCGAGTGACCAGTACTCGTTGGCCTGTGTCATGTGGGAGTGCCTGACCGGCGACTACGCGTTCCGGCCGACCGGGAACTCGGTGCTGTCGCTGATCAAGGCCCACCTGACCGCGGATCCGCCCTCCATCTCACAACAGTCCGGCGGGATGTTGCCTGCGGCAGCCGACGCCGTGTTCCGGCGGGCACTGGCGAAGGACCCGTCGGAGCGCTTTGCGACCTGTACGGAGTTCGTGGACCACGCGACGCGGGCCCTGGGGCTTGGCGCGAGCGCGCCGCGCGTGGAGCCTGCTCCGCCGCTCGCGGCCGTCAACACGACGGCTGAGCTCGAGCGACGGCACCAGGATGACGATCGGGCCAGGCGCGATGGGGTCAGGCGCGATGGGTCGGTGACCCCTCCATCGCTGGCGGACCTCCCCCCGGTGCCGCTGGGTGACCTTCCACAGTCCGCGCCGGCAGACCTTCCTCCGGTCCCGCTGGGTGCCGATCCGGTGTCGCCGGGGCAGCCGTACCCCTCGACGACCGATCCTGTCGCGGGAGCCGGAGATGCTGGTGCCGCCAGGTCAGGCCCCGTGGCCCCTCAGGAGCACGCCGGTCAACTGCCGCCGACCAACGTCCCGGCCCCCTCCCCCGGAGCTGACCGGCAGGTGAGGCGGATCGTGCTCGCGGTCCTCGTGGTGCTGGTGGTGGTGGCGCTGGCCGCCCTCGGCCTCTGGCTTCGATAG
- a CDS encoding MauE/DoxX family redox-associated membrane protein gives MTASGGKTAQQSGGLQPRRGRTTGDAGPPPSGRPRPSWRVLGLAALMGGAGITHFLAPAAYDMVMPRAIPEELHRPLTYGSGVVEVLCAGLLLNRRTRRFGGTLTAATLIAVFPANIDTVLSGGLPVDGWLGSRTAAILRLPLQLPLIWWALRIRRDGG, from the coding sequence TTGACCGCGAGTGGAGGCAAGACGGCCCAGCAGTCAGGCGGACTCCAGCCCCGCCGCGGTCGAACCACAGGCGATGCAGGTCCACCACCCTCCGGGCGTCCCCGACCCTCGTGGCGGGTTCTCGGCCTGGCCGCGCTGATGGGCGGAGCCGGCATCACCCACTTCCTGGCTCCGGCGGCCTACGACATGGTCATGCCACGAGCCATCCCGGAGGAGCTGCACCGCCCGCTGACGTACGGCTCGGGCGTGGTCGAGGTCCTCTGTGCTGGTCTGTTGCTGAACCGCAGGACCCGTCGGTTCGGGGGGACCCTCACTGCGGCGACGCTGATCGCGGTCTTCCCGGCCAACATCGACACCGTGCTGTCGGGTGGCCTACCGGTCGACGGCTGGTTGGGATCTCGGACGGCGGCGATCCTGCGCCTCCCCCTCCAGCTCCCGCTGATCTGGTGGGCGCTGCGGATCCGGCGCGACGGCGGCTGA
- a CDS encoding SDR family oxidoreductase, with amino-acid sequence MPVMVTGVEDVVGRRAVDQLLAGGGEVRVFIQAAAPEAGPAEQARVHELREDLRASRCKVAHGFLDDEAHVETALEQVHTVLHLLGRPGDDPDTYVEQTATVVGAAIGAGCKRLVLLSDLAVTDPAGHPWLEALAEAEDMAADAPLESVILRAALTVDPADRLTRALAGTAEGTLPEEGEHWPIPAGAVAATAVMADAERDVDTSLHVVVPLAGPDQVRTRDLSVYATSVVEGGAAGSEAEGLPNVGAGSPAPHADRLLDPEVRSLLARVVGRPEDAIGTQIAGSS; translated from the coding sequence ATGCCGGTCATGGTCACGGGGGTCGAGGACGTCGTCGGCCGACGGGCTGTCGACCAGTTGCTGGCCGGTGGCGGTGAGGTCCGTGTGTTCATCCAGGCAGCGGCTCCCGAGGCCGGCCCGGCCGAGCAGGCTCGGGTCCATGAGCTCCGCGAGGACCTGCGGGCGTCGCGCTGCAAGGTGGCCCACGGGTTCTTGGACGATGAGGCGCACGTCGAGACGGCGCTCGAGCAGGTCCACACGGTCCTGCACCTGCTGGGTCGGCCGGGGGACGACCCGGACACCTACGTCGAACAGACCGCGACGGTCGTCGGCGCGGCGATCGGCGCCGGCTGCAAGCGGCTGGTGCTGCTGAGCGACCTGGCCGTGACCGACCCGGCTGGCCACCCGTGGCTGGAGGCGCTGGCCGAGGCCGAGGACATGGCCGCCGATGCCCCACTGGAGAGCGTCATCCTGCGGGCGGCCCTCACCGTCGACCCCGCGGATCGGCTGACCAGGGCACTGGCCGGCACCGCGGAGGGGACCCTGCCCGAGGAGGGCGAGCACTGGCCGATTCCGGCGGGCGCTGTTGCCGCCACCGCGGTGATGGCTGACGCGGAGCGTGACGTCGACACCTCCCTGCACGTCGTGGTGCCGCTGGCCGGGCCTGATCAGGTGCGGACCCGTGATCTGTCGGTGTACGCCACGTCGGTCGTGGAGGGCGGGGCGGCTGGTAGCGAGGCGGAGGGCCTGCCCAACGTGGGGGCGGGGTCGCCGGCGCCGCACGCTGATCGGCTGCTCGACCCCGAGGTTCGGTCGCTGCTGGCGCGTGTGGTCGGCCGCCCCGAGGACGCCATCGGCACGCAGATCGCCGGGTCATCGTGA